A stretch of Acidobacteriota bacterium DNA encodes these proteins:
- a CDS encoding sodium-dependent transporter: MQSRGEWSSRVGFIIAAAGSAVGLGNIWGFPVQTAQNGGGAFVVVYLIFTLVICLPVILMEIAIGRRTQRNPVGAFKALAPASAWPLVGGLGVFAGVMILSFYIVLAGYVLGFFLECATGGLERLSTDGEFAVFAGSVGKTFAYMAGIMLATIGIVVGGVKGGIERATRILMPVLLVMMFAMIAYMLTLPNAGKGLAFYFVPDFSKLSMGVLNSALSQAFFSLSLGMGALITYGSYVSRKDNIASSGFIVALFDSFIAITAGLLIIPSIFTMDPNVTAENMPAGPGLIFVFLPKMFMSLTPSIGYFAASFLASFFFLLVCFAAITSTISLLEVPTSWAVDERGIRRGRAALAMGGLIFFLGIFSLLSQGASDFFTRFITYPSGQTVDFLTLVADIFFESALPLGGCLISAFCAFRWKRENLSAEIAQGYPKYMGSWQEKALNAILYVLPFILFFIFINTVLEKYFAVEIF; encoded by the coding sequence ATGCAATCTCGGGGTGAGTGGAGTTCCCGCGTTGGATTCATCATCGCCGCGGCCGGATCGGCCGTCGGTCTGGGCAACATTTGGGGCTTTCCCGTCCAGACCGCCCAGAACGGCGGCGGCGCCTTCGTCGTAGTCTATCTCATCTTCACCCTGGTGATCTGCCTCCCCGTCATCCTCATGGAGATCGCCATCGGACGCCGCACCCAACGCAATCCCGTGGGTGCCTTCAAGGCCCTTGCCCCGGCAAGCGCCTGGCCCTTGGTGGGGGGGCTGGGGGTCTTCGCCGGCGTCATGATCCTCTCCTTCTACATCGTGCTGGCGGGATACGTCCTGGGCTTCTTTCTGGAATGCGCCACCGGCGGACTGGAGCGCCTGTCCACGGACGGGGAATTCGCCGTCTTCGCCGGGTCGGTGGGCAAGACCTTTGCCTACATGGCCGGAATCATGCTAGCCACCATCGGAATCGTGGTGGGAGGTGTCAAAGGGGGAATCGAGAGGGCCACCCGAATCCTCATGCCCGTCCTGCTGGTCATGATGTTCGCGATGATCGCCTACATGCTGACCCTGCCCAACGCCGGGAAGGGTCTGGCCTTCTACTTTGTTCCCGACTTTTCCAAGCTGAGCATGGGCGTCCTCAACTCGGCCCTCAGCCAGGCCTTTTTCTCGCTTTCACTGGGGATGGGGGCGCTGATCACCTACGGCAGCTACGTCAGCCGCAAGGACAACATCGCCTCCTCGGGCTTCATCGTAGCCCTCTTCGATTCTTTCATCGCCATCACGGCCGGGCTTCTCATCATTCCCTCGATCTTCACGATGGACCCCAACGTTACGGCTGAAAACATGCCCGCAGGCCCGGGACTGATCTTCGTCTTTCTGCCTAAGATGTTCATGAGCCTGACTCCCAGCATCGGCTACTTTGCGGCTTCCTTTTTGGCTTCGTTTTTCTTCTTGCTGGTCTGCTTCGCCGCCATCACATCCACCATCTCGCTGCTGGAAGTCCCCACCTCCTGGGCCGTGGACGAGCGCGGCATCCGCCGCGGACGGGCCGCCCTGGCGATGGGCGGGCTGATTTTCTTTTTGGGCATATTCTCCCTTCTTTCCCAGGGCGCCAGCGACTTCTTCACCCGCTTCATCACCTATCCCAGCGGACAGACCGTCGACTTCCTCACCCTGGTGGCCGACATCTTCTTCGAAAGCGCCCTGCCACTGGGCGGATGCCTGATCTCGGCCTTCTGCGCCTTCCGCTGGAAGCGCGAGAACCTGAGCGCGGAGATCGCCCAGGGTTATCCAAAGTACATGGGGTCGTGGCAGGAAAAAGCCCTCAACGCGATCCTCTACGTGCTGCCCTTCATCCTCTTTTTCATCTTCATCAACACGGTGCTGGAGAAGTACTTCGCCGTCGAGATTTTCTAG
- a CDS encoding 4Fe-4S dicluster domain-containing protein → MQFGFVIDNRKCIGCHACTVACKAEHEVPVGVNRTWVKYIEKGIFPQTTRHFSVMRCNHCADAPCVEICPVTALYRRPDGIVDFDNRRCIGCKACMQACPYDALYIDPQNHTAAKCNYCAHRVDLGLEPACVNVCPEHAIVSGDLQDPASEIAQLVAREQVTVRKGEKGTDPQLFYIDGDAASLDASRTQAAADYLWSSQESGVGHFARFAEQRKGGRDGSPVGERRQVPPPEASAEEARRVYDAPDKGVLWGWEVSGYIWTKALSAGLFLAPFLLSRAAEASAGVWSACLGAALFFLALTGALLVKDLDKPARFAYVLLRPQWRSWLVRGAWIIGAYAILLTLLLALALSQWSWGEAMLRPGGAVALLMILTALAAAATAAYTAYLLAQAKGRDLWQSPLAVLKMFLHAPLAGTAALALASPWIPLPQGWIWLLAWMLSATLLLHLALLGLELTTPHATRDASRAAEFILRGRLAPAFWGGAVVCGGLIPLALLLGHTSSLFDLFGWALPLAGLLVLVGLYFSEHAWVRAPQWIRLS, encoded by the coding sequence TTGCAATTTGGGTTCGTGATCGACAACCGCAAGTGCATTGGTTGTCACGCCTGCACGGTGGCCTGCAAGGCCGAGCATGAGGTTCCGGTCGGGGTCAACCGCACCTGGGTCAAGTACATCGAAAAGGGCATTTTTCCCCAGACCACGCGTCACTTCTCGGTGATGCGCTGCAATCATTGCGCCGATGCGCCCTGTGTCGAGATCTGCCCGGTGACGGCGCTCTACCGGCGTCCCGACGGCATCGTCGATTTCGACAACCGCCGCTGCATCGGATGCAAAGCTTGCATGCAGGCCTGTCCCTACGACGCCCTCTACATCGATCCTCAGAACCACACTGCCGCCAAGTGCAACTACTGCGCCCACCGCGTCGACCTCGGACTGGAGCCGGCTTGCGTCAACGTTTGTCCCGAGCACGCCATCGTTTCCGGCGACCTCCAGGACCCTGCCAGCGAGATCGCCCAACTGGTGGCCCGCGAACAGGTGACGGTGCGCAAGGGGGAAAAGGGCACCGATCCTCAGTTGTTCTACATCGACGGCGACGCGGCCTCGCTGGATGCGTCCCGGACTCAGGCCGCCGCCGATTACCTGTGGTCGTCTCAGGAAAGCGGAGTGGGGCACTTCGCGCGTTTCGCCGAGCAGCGCAAAGGCGGACGGGACGGGTCCCCGGTGGGCGAACGTCGCCAGGTCCCTCCGCCGGAAGCCTCAGCCGAAGAGGCCCGGCGAGTTTACGACGCCCCCGACAAGGGAGTGCTGTGGGGGTGGGAGGTGTCGGGCTACATCTGGACCAAGGCCCTTTCGGCGGGACTCTTTCTGGCCCCCTTCCTGCTCTCGCGGGCGGCCGAGGCCAGCGCCGGCGTGTGGAGCGCCTGTCTCGGCGCGGCCCTCTTTTTCCTGGCTTTGACGGGGGCTCTGCTGGTCAAGGATCTGGACAAGCCGGCCCGCTTTGCCTACGTCCTGCTGCGTCCCCAGTGGAGGTCGTGGCTGGTCAGGGGAGCCTGGATCATCGGCGCCTATGCAATCTTGCTCACACTGCTGCTGGCGCTGGCGCTGAGCCAGTGGTCCTGGGGTGAGGCGATGCTGCGTCCTGGGGGCGCGGTTGCTCTATTGATGATCCTGACGGCCTTGGCCGCGGCGGCCACCGCCGCCTACACGGCCTATCTCTTAGCCCAGGCCAAGGGCAGGGACCTGTGGCAATCGCCGCTGGCCGTGCTGAAGATGTTCCTGCATGCGCCTCTGGCGGGCACTGCCGCGCTGGCTCTGGCCAGCCCCTGGATACCCCTGCCCCAAGGCTGGATCTGGCTTCTCGCCTGGATGCTGAGCGCAACCCTGCTCTTGCACCTGGCCCTGCTGGGACTGGAATTGACGACGCCCCATGCCACCCGCGATGCCAGCCGGGCCGCCGAGTTCATCCTCCGGGGCCGCCTGGCGCCGGCTTTCTGGGGCGGCGCCGTCGTGTGCGGCGGACTCATTCCGCTGGCCCTGCTGCTGGGGCACACCAGCTCTCTCTTCGACCTTTTCGGCTGGGCGCTGCCGCTGGCCGGACTGTTGGTCCTCGTCGGACTCTATTTCTCCGAGCACGCCTGGGTGCGCGCTCCTCAGTGGATTCGCCTCAGCTAG
- a CDS encoding DUF2911 domain-containing protein, giving the protein MLKHLTVWTAILFLFAVEAQAQVKQGQWTPSVENSTRGYCSIAYWTYRDDGVEISGGRVTLGYGRPAWRPQWNQDAAFDSLTKGRIWRLGKDMWTSLDSQLDLEMGGRKVAAGYYYLGARRRQQGDWSLVFVDPEAVRPGYIDAWAFVPRADEVPILFEVPLEHSRSEASATELKMTLQLQGAKDQGLLSIQWGPHLLRASFKLDVPAPDFYKEQP; this is encoded by the coding sequence ATGTTGAAACACCTCACGGTATGGACGGCCATCCTGTTTCTCTTCGCGGTCGAGGCGCAGGCCCAGGTCAAGCAGGGTCAGTGGACGCCTTCGGTGGAGAACTCCACCAGGGGCTACTGCAGCATCGCCTACTGGACCTACCGCGATGACGGGGTGGAGATCTCGGGCGGACGCGTGACCCTGGGCTACGGGCGTCCGGCCTGGCGTCCTCAGTGGAACCAGGATGCGGCCTTCGACAGCCTCACCAAAGGGCGCATCTGGCGGCTGGGCAAGGACATGTGGACTTCCCTGGACAGCCAACTCGACCTGGAGATGGGCGGACGCAAGGTGGCCGCCGGCTACTACTACCTGGGCGCCAGGAGGAGGCAGCAAGGCGACTGGTCGCTGGTCTTCGTCGATCCCGAGGCGGTGCGTCCCGGCTACATCGACGCCTGGGCCTTCGTGCCTCGGGCCGATGAAGTGCCGATCCTGTTCGAGGTCCCTCTGGAGCACAGCCGCAGCGAGGCGTCGGCTACAGAGCTGAAGATGACACTGCAACTGCAGGGCGCTAAAGACCAGGGCCTGCTCAGCATCCAATGGGGACCCCACCTGCTGCGGGCTTCCTTCAAGCTCGACGTCCCCGCACCCGACTTCTACAAAGAGCAGCCTTAA
- a CDS encoding molybdopterin-dependent oxidoreductase has protein sequence MAPKPTSAPSAPRPGWLERLAERLHLIPDLHRSDGSAEDSPHLPELPRLTPPGKLTDYPPPEQWDDWSEYEATSWPRRHKRNYVIVPTACFNCEAGCGLLSYIDRDTLKVRKFEGNPWHPGSRGRNCAKGPATINQINDPDRILYPLRRKGERGAGGWERVSWDQALDEIAARIRKALQEERRNEVVYHVGRPGHEGYAERVLAAWGVDGHNSHTNICSAGARFGYAAWQGYDRPSPDHAEAEFILLVSAHLESGHYFNPHAQRIIEGMMKGAKLAVMDPRLSNTASMADFWMPTYPGSEAAVLLAMARVLLAEDLIDRDFVREWVNWEEYLGARSAAGGSLEDFLRLLAQEYAEFTPEFAEKESGVPAATVVEVARRIGRAGSRFATHNWRSASSGNLGGWAVSRALHFLNVLTGSVGTPGGTLPSAWNKFKPPLFDRPPAHRFWNQLHFPDEYPFSHYEMSFLLPHFLKEGRGKLDVYFTRVFNPVWTYPDGFSWIEALSDPAKIGLHAALTPTWSETAFFADFVLPMGHAGERHDLISYETHSGLWIAFRQPVVREAMRRRGEEVEFTYQANPGEVWEEDEFWIELSWRIDPQGDLGVRKHFESPYRPGRKITVEEYYRWIFEHTPGLAEKAAEHDLTPLDYMRRFGAFEVEQSCYRKHESEVDEEKLAGAREDDRGVISRDGQALGVRSRQGGRVVQGFPTPSRKQEIYSSTLAEWGWPEYATPVYIKSHIHPQELDRDKGEVVLVPTFRLPTLIHSRSGNSKWLHEIANRNPVWLHPEDAARVGVGDGELLRVETEIGHFVDRVWVTQAIRPGVAACSHHLGRWRRPQDPKANRWAVNLADISRSESSGQGGVWKLRYRRGISPDAQGDPDGGRIFWREGGVHQNLTFPVHPDPVSGMHCWHQRVRLRPAQAGDRYGDVEVDTGKSFEIYRQWLEMTRPGPGPGGWRRPLWLNRPLRPVQEAFRHPQAEDGEQGLG, from the coding sequence ATGGCACCCAAACCCACCAGCGCCCCTTCCGCCCCGCGGCCCGGCTGGCTCGAGCGCCTGGCCGAACGGCTGCATCTTATTCCCGACCTGCACCGGTCGGATGGCAGCGCCGAGGACTCGCCGCACCTGCCTGAGCTGCCGCGCCTGACGCCGCCGGGCAAGCTGACCGACTATCCGCCTCCCGAGCAATGGGACGACTGGAGCGAATACGAAGCCACTTCCTGGCCCCGCCGCCACAAGCGGAATTACGTCATCGTCCCCACCGCCTGCTTCAACTGCGAAGCAGGCTGCGGACTGCTCAGCTATATCGACCGCGACACCCTTAAGGTGCGCAAATTCGAGGGCAACCCCTGGCATCCGGGAAGCCGCGGACGCAACTGCGCCAAGGGACCGGCCACCATCAACCAGATCAACGACCCCGACCGCATCCTCTATCCGCTGCGCCGCAAGGGGGAGAGGGGAGCCGGGGGCTGGGAGCGGGTGAGCTGGGACCAGGCGCTGGACGAGATCGCCGCCCGCATCCGCAAAGCCCTGCAGGAGGAGCGCCGCAACGAGGTGGTCTATCACGTCGGCCGTCCCGGACACGAGGGCTATGCCGAACGGGTGCTGGCCGCCTGGGGGGTGGACGGACACAACTCTCACACCAACATCTGCTCGGCCGGCGCCCGCTTCGGATACGCCGCCTGGCAGGGATACGACCGTCCCTCGCCCGACCACGCCGAAGCCGAATTCATCCTGCTGGTCAGCGCCCACCTGGAATCGGGACACTACTTCAATCCTCACGCCCAGCGCATCATCGAAGGCATGATGAAAGGGGCCAAGCTGGCGGTGATGGACCCGCGCCTCTCCAACACCGCCTCCATGGCCGACTTCTGGATGCCCACCTATCCCGGCAGCGAGGCCGCCGTGCTGCTGGCCATGGCCCGCGTCCTGCTGGCCGAGGACCTGATCGACCGCGACTTTGTGCGCGAATGGGTCAACTGGGAGGAGTACCTCGGGGCCCGTTCCGCCGCCGGAGGTTCCCTTGAGGACTTCCTGCGCCTGCTGGCCCAGGAGTATGCCGAATTCACTCCCGAGTTCGCCGAAAAGGAAAGCGGGGTCCCCGCGGCGACAGTGGTCGAAGTGGCCCGGCGCATCGGACGCGCGGGATCGCGTTTCGCCACCCACAACTGGCGCAGCGCCTCCAGCGGAAACCTGGGGGGATGGGCGGTATCGCGGGCTCTCCACTTCCTCAACGTCCTGACGGGAAGCGTGGGCACGCCCGGCGGAACCCTGCCCAGCGCCTGGAACAAGTTCAAGCCGCCCCTCTTCGACCGTCCACCGGCTCACCGCTTTTGGAATCAGCTCCACTTCCCCGACGAGTACCCCTTCAGTCACTACGAGATGAGCTTTCTGCTGCCTCATTTCCTCAAGGAGGGCCGGGGCAAGCTGGACGTCTATTTCACCCGCGTCTTCAATCCGGTCTGGACCTATCCCGACGGCTTCTCCTGGATCGAAGCCCTCAGCGACCCCGCCAAGATCGGACTGCACGCCGCCCTCACGCCCACCTGGAGCGAAACGGCCTTTTTCGCCGACTTCGTGCTGCCCATGGGGCACGCCGGCGAGCGCCACGACCTGATCAGCTACGAAACCCATTCCGGCCTCTGGATCGCCTTCCGCCAGCCGGTCGTCCGCGAAGCCATGAGGCGCAGGGGCGAGGAAGTCGAGTTCACCTATCAGGCCAATCCCGGAGAGGTTTGGGAGGAGGACGAGTTCTGGATCGAGCTTTCCTGGCGCATCGATCCCCAGGGCGACCTGGGCGTGCGCAAGCACTTCGAGTCGCCCTACCGTCCGGGCCGCAAGATCACGGTTGAGGAGTATTACCGCTGGATCTTCGAGCACACGCCGGGACTGGCCGAGAAAGCCGCCGAGCATGACCTGACGCCCCTCGACTACATGCGCCGCTTCGGGGCCTTTGAAGTGGAACAGTCCTGCTACCGCAAGCACGAGAGCGAGGTCGACGAGGAGAAGCTGGCCGGGGCCAGGGAAGACGATCGCGGAGTGATCAGCCGCGACGGCCAGGCGTTGGGCGTCCGCTCGAGGCAGGGCGGGCGGGTCGTTCAAGGATTCCCCACCCCCTCGCGCAAGCAGGAGATCTATTCGTCCACCCTGGCTGAATGGGGTTGGCCGGAATATGCCACTCCCGTCTATATCAAGAGCCACATCCATCCCCAGGAGCTTGACCGCGACAAGGGCGAAGTGGTGCTGGTGCCGACTTTCCGCCTTCCCACCCTGATTCATTCGCGTTCCGGCAACTCCAAGTGGCTGCACGAGATCGCCAACCGCAACCCCGTCTGGCTGCATCCCGAGGACGCGGCGCGGGTCGGCGTCGGCGACGGCGAACTGCTGCGGGTGGAAACCGAGATCGGCCACTTCGTAGACCGGGTGTGGGTGACCCAGGCCATCCGTCCCGGCGTGGCCGCCTGCTCCCACCACCTGGGACGCTGGCGCCGCCCGCAGGATCCCAAGGCCAACCGCTGGGCCGTCAACCTGGCCGACATAAGCCGTAGCGAGTCCTCGGGCCAAGGAGGGGTGTGGAAACTTCGCTACCGGCGCGGCATCAGCCCCGATGCCCAAGGAGACCCCGACGGCGGACGCATCTTCTGGCGCGAAGGCGGAGTGCACCAGAACCTCACTTTCCCCGTCCACCCCGATCCCGTCAGCGGCATGCACTGCTGGCACCAGCGAGTCCGGCTGCGTCCTGCCCAGGCCGGCGACCGCTACGGCGACGTAGAAGTCGACACGGGAAAGAGCTTCGAGATCTATCGCCAGTGGCTCGAGATGACGCGTCCCGGCCCCGGACCGGGCGGATGGAGGCGTCCGCTCTGGCTCAACCGTCCGCTGCGGCCGGTGCAAGAGGCTTTCCGCCACCCCCAGGCTGAGGACGGGGAACAGGGCTTGGGTTAA
- a CDS encoding PadR family transcriptional regulator → MGGSRRADLLQGTLDLLILKTLSLGPRHGWGISQRIQQMSDEVFQINQGSLYPALQRLQQEGWIASSWGESENRRRAKYYRLTAEGRRRLEEQTRNWKEVSAAIERVLAT, encoded by the coding sequence ATGGGAGGATCGCGGCGGGCTGATTTGCTTCAGGGAACGTTGGACCTGCTCATTCTCAAGACGCTCTCGCTGGGACCCCGCCACGGGTGGGGGATCTCGCAGCGCATCCAGCAGATGTCCGACGAAGTCTTTCAGATCAATCAAGGATCGCTTTACCCGGCATTGCAACGCTTGCAGCAGGAGGGGTGGATCGCTTCTTCCTGGGGCGAGTCGGAAAACCGCAGGCGGGCCAAGTACTACCGCCTGACCGCCGAAGGGCGGCGCAGGCTGGAGGAACAGACCCGCAACTGGAAGGAAGTCTCGGCCGCCATCGAGCGGGTGCTGGCCACCTAG